In Paenibacillus sp. G2S3, a single window of DNA contains:
- the ispD gene encoding 2-C-methyl-D-erythritol 4-phosphate cytidylyltransferase, whose translation MSNSVGVVIVAAGRGTRMGTVESKQYLLLQGKPIIVHTLEVFQQHELISEIVLVTGKEDIERCREWIQLYKLDKVKAIIPGGSERQHSVHKGLLKLTTPWVMVHDGVRPFVQPNEIEACYERAKLIGASVLAVPVKDTIKQVDNEGKVLSTPDRRSLWAIQTPQTFRLSELLDAYTAAERDGFLGTDDSSLAERAGIPVSVVEGSYRNIKITTPEDLDFAEFTERNRGEGQS comes from the coding sequence ATGTCAAACAGTGTGGGCGTCGTCATTGTGGCGGCAGGCAGAGGTACTCGAATGGGGACTGTAGAGAGCAAGCAATATCTGTTACTGCAGGGTAAACCAATTATCGTCCATACGCTGGAAGTATTTCAGCAGCACGAATTGATTTCTGAAATCGTGCTCGTAACCGGTAAGGAAGATATTGAGCGCTGCCGGGAATGGATACAGCTCTATAAGCTGGACAAGGTTAAGGCTATAATACCTGGTGGATCTGAGCGTCAGCATTCCGTACATAAAGGATTGTTGAAACTTACGACACCGTGGGTAATGGTACATGATGGTGTTCGCCCGTTTGTACAGCCGAATGAAATTGAGGCATGTTACGAGCGAGCGAAGCTGATCGGTGCTTCAGTTCTTGCTGTACCAGTCAAAGATACGATCAAACAGGTAGATAATGAAGGCAAAGTACTTTCTACGCCGGATCGGCGAAGTCTGTGGGCGATTCAAACCCCGCAGACTTTTCGTCTTTCTGAATTGCTGGATGCCTATACGGCGGCGGAGCGGGATGGGTTTCTAGGTACCGATGATTCCAGCTTGGCGGAGCGTGCCGGTATTCCGGTTTCTGTGGTAGAGGGAAGCTACAGAAATATTAAGATTACGACGCCTGAAGATTTGGATTTTGCAGAATTCACAGAAAGAAACAGGGGAGAGGGACAATCATGA
- a CDS encoding PIN/TRAM domain-containing protein gives MWKKVILSFALICGAWSGFSLYHALERGFPKGMEKLSESLPVEGSILFTVLGAIIFLFAGSLCAEWGGSKLREAVLYCSRIPMNELAAGAAGLTGGLLLSLLLYPAMIWLGKAGQLLQVPVTLAFGYMGLRIGLEKKEELAALWTTGRWGQAAEPEGRGLEEHKILDTSVIIDGRIADICKTGFIEGTIVIPEFVLEELQHIADSSDLLKRNRGRRGLDILNKIQKELDVKVLIYEGDFEEISEVDSKLVKLAKVLRGKVVTNDFNLNKVCELQGVSVLNINDLANAVKPVVLPGEEIVVQVIKDGKEHGQGVAYLDDGTMIVVEGGREYIGTTMEVLVTSVLQTSAGRMIFAKPKLLEKAQ, from the coding sequence ATGTGGAAAAAAGTGATATTGTCTTTTGCTTTAATATGTGGTGCTTGGTCTGGTTTTTCGCTATACCATGCGCTTGAAAGAGGATTCCCCAAGGGGATGGAAAAGCTGAGTGAAAGTTTACCTGTAGAGGGAAGCATTTTATTTACGGTGCTGGGTGCCATTATTTTTTTGTTTGCGGGGTCTTTATGCGCGGAATGGGGAGGTTCAAAACTGCGGGAGGCGGTTCTGTACTGTTCGCGTATACCAATGAATGAATTGGCTGCAGGTGCAGCTGGGCTTACAGGGGGGCTTTTGCTATCGCTTCTGTTATATCCTGCTATGATTTGGCTTGGAAAAGCTGGGCAGTTGCTGCAGGTACCCGTTACGTTAGCTTTCGGATATATGGGGCTGCGGATCGGTCTGGAGAAAAAAGAGGAACTAGCTGCACTTTGGACAACTGGACGCTGGGGGCAAGCAGCTGAGCCGGAAGGTCGTGGGCTGGAGGAGCATAAAATCCTCGATACAAGCGTTATTATTGATGGCCGGATCGCCGACATTTGTAAAACTGGATTTATTGAAGGAACGATTGTCATACCGGAATTCGTACTTGAGGAGCTCCAGCATATCGCAGATTCTTCCGATCTACTGAAACGGAATCGCGGACGGCGGGGACTTGATATTCTCAATAAAATTCAGAAAGAGCTCGATGTAAAGGTATTAATCTACGAGGGAGATTTTGAAGAAATCTCTGAGGTGGATAGTAAGCTGGTGAAGTTAGCGAAGGTACTGCGAGGTAAAGTAGTTACCAATGACTTCAACTTGAATAAAGTATGTGAATTGCAGGGAGTCTCAGTCCTGAACATTAATGATCTTGCGAATGCGGTGAAGCCTGTAGTGTTGCCTGGTGAGGAAATCGTAGTTCAGGTCATTAAGGATGGCAAAGAGCATGGACAAGGCGTAGCCTATTTAGACGATGGAACAATGATCGTTGTGGAAGGCGGACGGGAGTACATCGGGACTACGATGGAGGTTCTCGTCACGAGCGTGCTTCAAACTTCGGCTGGACGAATGATATTTGCGAAGCCAAAGCTCTTGGAAAAAGCACAATAA
- the pssA gene encoding CDP-diacylglycerol--serine O-phosphatidyltransferase, which produces MIQKSIPSLFTIGNLMLGMFGIMMAFDGKVSMAAIMVIIAMLLDGLDGRVARALKCESEFGKELDSLSDVVSFGVAPAVIMYVSSLHDLNSALAWTVTAIFPVFGALRLARFNVHPGVPGYFIGLPIPAAGGVLATLALFNKDVSAPFMIVATLLLSYLMVSTVKYPNFKKVGLPKKVVVGAPVVIVVAVAVAVVFPEQIAKLIFVLLGIYALYGFKQNIDRLTARRRHRRRRRSEDKVYHSKNG; this is translated from the coding sequence ATGATACAAAAATCAATTCCGAGTCTTTTTACCATAGGTAACTTGATGCTCGGAATGTTTGGTATCATGATGGCGTTTGACGGCAAAGTTAGCATGGCCGCTATCATGGTTATTATTGCTATGCTGTTAGACGGATTAGATGGCCGGGTTGCTCGCGCACTTAAATGTGAGAGTGAATTTGGTAAGGAATTGGACTCTTTGTCCGATGTAGTTTCTTTTGGAGTAGCACCCGCTGTTATTATGTACGTCTCAAGCCTGCATGATTTAAATTCTGCATTAGCTTGGACAGTAACTGCAATTTTTCCGGTGTTTGGTGCATTGCGCCTTGCTCGCTTTAATGTTCATCCAGGAGTTCCTGGTTATTTCATCGGATTGCCAATTCCTGCTGCTGGTGGTGTACTTGCCACATTAGCTCTTTTTAATAAAGATGTTTCTGCTCCATTTATGATCGTGGCTACATTACTCTTATCTTATTTGATGGTCAGCACTGTTAAATATCCTAATTTTAAGAAGGTTGGATTACCTAAAAAAGTGGTTGTCGGAGCGCCAGTAGTCATTGTTGTTGCCGTGGCTGTTGCTGTTGTGTTCCCTGAACAAATTGCTAAGCTAATCTTCGTCTTACTTGGGATTTACGCGTTATATGGTTTTAAACAAAACATCGATCGATTAACAGCCAGACGCCGGCACCGTCGTAGAAGACGTTCAGAAGATAAAGTGTATCACTCGAAGAATGGTTAA
- the disA gene encoding DNA integrity scanning diadenylate cyclase DisA, whose translation MKEYNQLENMNDLLRLAAPGTPFREGLENVLRAKTGALIVVGYSPEVMEVVDGGFSINCDFSPNYLYELAKMDGAIILSEDLKRILYANTQLIPDSSISSIETGIRHRTAERVAKQTGKLVVSISQRRNIITLYQGSIRYALKEIGAILAKANQAIQTLEKYKAVLTQGLTNLSASEYEGIVTVAEVVGVIQRVEMVLRIKMEIKRYINELGNEGRLISMQMEELVGNTEEEAWLLYRDYAKEEQEDKIREIIAGLKRISDDDLMDDNHIARLLGYSSTAISSEEVVTPRGYRLLNKIPRLPNVIIHNLVERFEMLPNLMSASIAELDEVDGIGEVRARNIQDGLKRLQKQVLIDRQM comes from the coding sequence ATGAAAGAATATAACCAATTAGAAAATATGAATGATCTGCTCAGACTGGCAGCACCGGGGACACCTTTTCGAGAAGGTCTGGAGAATGTGCTACGCGCTAAGACGGGAGCACTAATCGTCGTTGGGTATAGTCCTGAGGTGATGGAGGTAGTGGATGGAGGATTCTCCATTAACTGCGATTTTTCGCCCAATTATTTATATGAGCTAGCCAAAATGGACGGTGCCATTATTCTTAGTGAGGATTTGAAACGCATTTTGTATGCAAATACACAGCTAATTCCGGATTCGTCCATCTCCTCCATCGAAACAGGCATTCGTCACCGGACCGCCGAGCGCGTAGCGAAGCAAACAGGTAAACTGGTGGTTTCCATTTCACAGCGCCGCAACATCATTACTCTGTATCAAGGCTCCATTCGATATGCATTGAAAGAAATCGGAGCTATTTTGGCTAAAGCTAATCAAGCGATTCAAACCCTCGAAAAGTACAAAGCGGTTCTTACACAAGGACTGACGAATTTGTCTGCTTCGGAGTATGAGGGAATCGTAACGGTCGCCGAAGTGGTTGGAGTGATTCAACGGGTAGAGATGGTTCTGCGCATAAAAATGGAGATCAAACGATATATAAATGAACTGGGCAACGAAGGACGCTTAATCAGCATGCAGATGGAAGAACTGGTTGGAAATACAGAGGAAGAAGCATGGCTCCTATACAGAGACTATGCTAAGGAAGAGCAAGAAGATAAAATTCGTGAAATTATTGCTGGTCTCAAACGTATTAGTGATGATGACCTAATGGATGACAACCATATTGCTCGATTGCTGGGCTACTCTTCTACGGCAATTTCTTCCGAAGAAGTGGTTACACCACGTGGATATCGTCTGCTTAACAAAATTCCGCGGCTTCCAAATGTGATCATTCATAATCTGGTGGAGCGGTTTGAAATGCTGCCTAATTTGATGTCTGCAAGTATAGCTGAACTGGATGAAGTGGACGGAATTGGGGAGGTGCGAGCTCGTAATATTCAGGATGGGCTCAAACGTTTACAGAAGCAAGTTCTTATTGACAGGCAAATGTAA